A genomic region of Lysinibacillus sp. 2017 contains the following coding sequences:
- a CDS encoding glycoside hydrolase family 43 protein — MIQNPILTGFNPDPSICRVGDDYYIAVSTFEWFPGVGIYHSKDLANWTLVRRPLERLSQLNMIGNPNSGGVWAPCLTYSDGQFWLIYSDIKVVAGQWKDGHNYLVTATSIEDEWSEPIYLNSAGFDPSLYHDEDGKKYLLNMVWDARLHNHPFYGISLQEYDHEIKSLIGERKIIFKGTNAKLTEAPHLYKIDGYYYLLTAEGGTRYDHRATIARASSIEGPYELSPHNPLITGFFTPEETLQKAGHASLVQTHTDEWYLAYLVGRPLQDENKPLLDPRGYCPLGRETAISKIEWKDGWPVVVGGNYPQLQVEAPAIVPQPISNSAPITYFNSELPLDFQTLRQPMDSFATLLERPGHLRLIGKESLTSTFKQAFVARRWQDFHFEAETKVDVSPTTFQQYAGLVNYYNTENWTALDITFDEELGRVLTILSNDNTAFSAPLETPVVLPEKGEVYLKVCVAANVYQYSYSLNGTDWEEVGPKFESYKLSDDYVQGGGFFTGAFVGMHCVDLEKQSLPADFEYFRYEPKKHE; from the coding sequence ATGATTCAAAATCCAATTTTAACAGGCTTTAATCCAGACCCTTCGATTTGCCGTGTTGGCGATGATTATTATATTGCAGTATCTACATTTGAATGGTTTCCAGGTGTAGGCATTTACCATTCAAAAGATTTAGCGAATTGGACACTTGTACGTAGACCATTAGAGCGCCTTTCTCAATTGAATATGATTGGTAATCCAAATTCTGGTGGCGTTTGGGCACCTTGTCTTACATACAGTGATGGACAATTTTGGCTTATTTATAGCGATATTAAAGTCGTTGCTGGGCAATGGAAAGACGGACATAATTACTTGGTAACTGCTACATCTATTGAAGATGAATGGTCAGAGCCTATTTACTTAAATAGTGCAGGATTTGATCCCTCTTTATACCATGATGAAGATGGAAAAAAATATCTCTTAAATATGGTTTGGGATGCAAGACTTCATAATCATCCGTTTTATGGAATTAGTCTTCAAGAGTATGATCACGAAATAAAATCTCTTATCGGGGAACGTAAAATCATTTTTAAAGGGACAAACGCTAAACTGACAGAGGCACCGCATCTTTATAAAATTGACGGCTATTATTATTTATTAACGGCTGAAGGGGGCACGCGCTATGATCACCGTGCAACAATTGCGCGCGCATCATCGATTGAGGGGCCATATGAATTGTCTCCACATAATCCATTAATTACGGGATTCTTTACACCGGAAGAAACGCTACAGAAGGCGGGGCATGCTTCACTCGTTCAAACGCATACAGATGAATGGTATTTGGCCTATTTAGTTGGTCGTCCACTGCAAGACGAAAATAAACCATTACTTGATCCACGTGGCTATTGTCCATTAGGTCGTGAAACCGCTATTAGTAAAATTGAATGGAAAGACGGTTGGCCTGTTGTAGTTGGAGGCAATTATCCACAACTACAAGTTGAGGCACCAGCTATTGTGCCACAACCAATAAGTAATTCAGCACCAATCACGTATTTTAATAGTGAACTGCCTTTGGATTTCCAAACGTTGCGTCAACCGATGGACAGCTTTGCAACTTTGCTAGAACGTCCTGGCCATTTACGTTTAATCGGGAAAGAATCCTTAACATCTACATTTAAACAAGCGTTCGTTGCAAGACGTTGGCAGGATTTCCACTTTGAAGCCGAGACAAAGGTAGATGTATCGCCAACAACATTCCAACAATATGCAGGCCTTGTAAATTACTATAATACAGAAAATTGGACTGCTCTTGATATTACATTTGATGAAGAGCTAGGGCGTGTTCTGACAATTTTAAGTAATGACAATACGGCTTTTAGTGCGCCTTTAGAAACGCCAGTTGTGCTACCTGAAAAGGGTGAAGTTTACTTGAAGGTATGTGTTGCAGCGAATGTTTATCAGTATAGTTATTCACTAAATGGGACGGACTGGGAAGAAGTAGGACCAAAATTTGAAAGCTATAAGCTGTCAGATGATTATGTACAAGGTGGAGGTTTCTTTACGGGTGCCTTTGTCGGTATGCATTGTGTGGATTTAGAGAAGCAATCACTTCCTGCTGATTTCGAATACTTCCGCTATGAACCTAAAAAACATGAATAG
- a CDS encoding YesL family protein → MLQQTFSKLFVVCEWIMNLVLLNLLFIFFSCTGLILFGFAPAYTAMSLVFKQLYEGEDVRIVRSFYTIFKSELIKSNKFGLIYGYLLILLFINFLFIQTLPVTIQTAAMLVLIVLTILVLGSSLYIFPLYTKFESTVWLLIKNSLLLAIAFLPRTIFTLILIFAVGVICFYQPILIFLIGFSGICAITMLTSQPCIKKIIYTT, encoded by the coding sequence ATGTTACAACAAACATTTTCAAAACTATTTGTCGTTTGCGAATGGATAATGAATCTGGTGCTACTGAATCTGCTGTTTATATTTTTTAGTTGCACAGGTCTTATCCTATTTGGATTTGCGCCGGCGTATACAGCAATGAGCCTTGTTTTTAAACAGCTCTATGAGGGAGAAGATGTACGAATTGTTCGTAGCTTTTATACGATTTTTAAAAGTGAGCTTATTAAGAGCAATAAATTTGGTCTAATATATGGCTACTTGCTTATACTCTTATTTATTAATTTTTTGTTTATACAAACGTTACCAGTAACCATTCAAACGGCAGCGATGCTAGTACTTATTGTACTCACTATACTTGTGCTAGGTAGCAGTTTATACATTTTTCCTTTGTATACGAAGTTCGAATCTACTGTTTGGTTACTAATTAAAAATAGTTTGCTTTTAGCAATCGCCTTTTTACCACGTACAATTTTCACACTCATTCTAATTTTTGCAGTGGGCGTTATTTGTTTTTATCAACCAATTCTAATTTTCCTTATAGGGTTCAGCGGTATTTGTGCGATTACGATGCTCACGAGCCAACCATGTATTAAAAAAATAATTTATACAACTTAA
- a CDS encoding carbohydrate ABC transporter permease gives MPEVVAKKTSEHSFMQRIGKGVLYVILIGIAIIQLFPIYWLALFSLKNNYEIFNLSPLALPQELRFENYIKVWTEGNIATYFFNSIFYTVSAVILTILLASMVTFAITRLQWRGHKLVLGLFMLGLMIPIHSTLIPLFNTYTAIGLINHPLSLILSYTAFNMPVTIMILLGFYEALSHEIEEAAIIDGASIHQIFFRITLPMTAPVIATASIINMIYNWNEFVFVNTFISSDELKTLTVGIQNFIGQYSTDWGAIGATLMFSIIPILIIFLVLSDRIVEGIAAGSVKG, from the coding sequence ATGCCAGAAGTAGTAGCGAAGAAGACGTCAGAGCACAGCTTTATGCAAAGAATTGGAAAGGGCGTACTTTATGTCATATTGATTGGTATTGCCATTATCCAGCTATTTCCTATCTATTGGCTTGCGCTATTTTCTTTGAAAAACAACTATGAAATTTTTAATTTATCACCACTTGCATTACCGCAGGAATTACGTTTTGAAAACTACATTAAAGTATGGACAGAAGGAAATATAGCAACATACTTTTTTAACAGTATTTTTTACACAGTTTCAGCGGTTATTTTAACAATTTTATTAGCGAGTATGGTTACCTTTGCGATTACGCGTTTGCAATGGAGAGGACATAAGCTTGTACTAGGTCTCTTTATGCTAGGGCTGATGATTCCTATTCACTCTACGCTTATTCCATTGTTTAATACGTACACAGCCATTGGGTTGATCAATCATCCGCTTTCATTAATCTTGTCTTATACGGCATTTAATATGCCCGTTACGATAATGATTTTACTAGGATTTTACGAAGCATTATCACATGAAATTGAGGAAGCAGCCATTATAGATGGTGCGTCTATCCATCAAATATTTTTCCGAATTACATTGCCAATGACAGCTCCGGTAATTGCTACGGCATCGATCATTAATATGATTTACAACTGGAACGAATTTGTTTTCGTAAATACATTTATTAGCTCAGATGAACTGAAAACACTGACAGTAGGTATACAAAACTTTATTGGGCAGTACTCGACAGATTGGGGTGCTATTGGTGCAACGCTAATGTTTAGTATTATTCCAATATTGATTATCTTCCTTGTTTTAAGTGATCGTATCGTTGAAGGGATTGCTGCAGGTTCTGTAAAAGGCTAA
- a CDS encoding carbohydrate ABC transporter permease, translated as MNRLKASKLDLLIYVGPALLLLLGIVYIPIVQTGYFGLMEWNGIGQKTFVGLENYLALLQDSKFWSSAYHSLILAGASIISLIFYLTISFVLASRIKGANLLRKIYLIPMLLASVAIAQLWMKIYNPSNGMLNMFLMKLGFENTPAWLGDANLALYAIIVPTIWQYAGFYILIYYAALKNVPESLVEAARIDGASSFQIALKIKLPLIMNVVKVTIVLAAVGSLKYFDLIYIMTGGGPSGSSEVMASYMYNTAFNKFDFGYGSAIGFFLLVICLVATFIIQRLTIADKDLY; from the coding sequence ATGAATCGATTGAAAGCTTCGAAACTTGATTTGTTGATATATGTCGGACCAGCGTTACTCTTACTGCTGGGTATTGTTTATATACCTATTGTACAAACGGGCTATTTTGGCTTAATGGAATGGAATGGAATTGGTCAAAAAACATTTGTCGGGCTTGAAAACTATTTAGCATTGTTACAAGATTCAAAGTTTTGGAGTAGTGCCTATCATTCGCTTATTTTAGCAGGGGCTTCAATTATTAGCCTTATATTTTACTTAACGATTTCATTCGTTTTAGCAAGCCGCATTAAGGGAGCGAATCTACTACGCAAAATTTATTTGATTCCTATGTTACTGGCTTCTGTTGCGATTGCACAACTTTGGATGAAAATTTACAATCCATCGAACGGAATGCTTAATATGTTTTTAATGAAACTTGGTTTCGAAAATACACCTGCATGGCTTGGCGATGCAAATTTAGCGCTTTATGCAATCATTGTGCCAACAATTTGGCAATATGCAGGTTTTTATATTCTTATTTATTATGCTGCGTTAAAAAATGTTCCGGAATCTCTTGTTGAAGCAGCGCGTATCGATGGCGCATCTTCATTCCAAATTGCACTTAAAATTAAGTTACCGTTAATTATGAACGTTGTGAAGGTAACCATCGTACTAGCTGCAGTTGGATCGTTGAAATATTTCGATTTAATTTACATTATGACAGGCGGTGGGCCAAGCGGTTCAAGTGAAGTAATGGCCTCATATATGTATAATACGGCCTTTAATAAATTTGATTTTGGCTATGGTAGTGCGATTGGTTTCTTCTTATTAGTCATTTGCCTGGTGGCGACATTCATAATCCAACGTTTGACTATCGCTGATAAGGATCTTTATTAG
- a CDS encoding extracellular solute-binding protein: MKRFKKAHTFFLASIVGALLVLGGCSSSSSDSSVSGDGNKVVKFMHIWPPGSSKTQNQIVESVVKKYEDDNPGVKIQVEYLENEQYKDKIKVLSSSNELPDVGVTWAAGYLKPFVEGGLMADLSDVLAKDNLKDQFVGGTTEAYAFDDKTYGLPIELNIAPVYYNKEIFKKNGLEVPTTYAEFVNVVKTLKSSGVTPIALGNKEGWTGSLWYMYLADRLGGSTLISEAIAQEVSFENDDLEQAAADFKELAALGAFSKGTNGLSNDEAKVEFLNETAAMYLMGSWELPNFTTSDETTQEFKDRIGYFNFPNYESGAGAADSWIGGPGVGLFVSENSKVKDESKEFVRYFIEEWGKQSFTKAGVIPATKVDTSSLDLPQMNIDVLNDLNKAKNITLFADVQMPASAADTHYNLLQSLVSGDITPADFTKQTEQSLKSAK, translated from the coding sequence ATGAAAAGGTTTAAGAAAGCGCATACATTTTTCTTAGCTAGTATAGTTGGGGCACTATTAGTATTAGGTGGATGTAGTTCTTCGAGTAGTGATAGTTCAGTTAGTGGGGATGGAAACAAGGTTGTAAAATTCATGCATATTTGGCCACCGGGTAGTTCAAAAACGCAAAATCAAATTGTTGAATCGGTTGTTAAAAAGTATGAGGATGACAATCCAGGTGTAAAAATTCAAGTAGAGTATTTAGAAAATGAGCAATACAAAGATAAAATCAAAGTTCTTTCTTCATCAAACGAATTGCCTGATGTAGGGGTGACATGGGCAGCTGGTTATTTAAAACCATTCGTTGAAGGTGGTTTAATGGCAGACTTGTCTGACGTATTAGCAAAAGATAATTTAAAAGACCAATTCGTTGGTGGTACAACAGAAGCATATGCCTTTGATGACAAGACATATGGTCTACCAATCGAGTTAAATATTGCACCAGTTTACTACAACAAAGAAATTTTCAAAAAGAATGGTTTAGAAGTACCGACAACATACGCTGAATTTGTAAATGTTGTAAAAACATTAAAATCAAGTGGTGTAACACCAATTGCACTTGGAAATAAAGAGGGGTGGACAGGCTCGCTATGGTATATGTACTTAGCAGATCGTCTGGGTGGCTCAACACTTATTTCTGAAGCAATTGCACAAGAAGTATCATTTGAAAACGATGATTTAGAACAAGCAGCGGCAGATTTCAAAGAATTAGCTGCATTAGGTGCTTTTAGTAAAGGGACAAATGGTTTATCAAATGACGAAGCAAAAGTTGAATTTTTAAATGAAACGGCAGCCATGTATCTAATGGGTAGTTGGGAATTACCGAATTTCACAACGAGTGATGAAACAACACAAGAATTTAAAGATCGAATTGGATACTTTAATTTCCCTAATTACGAGAGTGGCGCGGGTGCAGCAGATAGCTGGATCGGTGGACCAGGTGTTGGTCTATTCGTTTCTGAAAATTCAAAGGTAAAAGACGAATCAAAAGAATTCGTTCGTTACTTTATCGAAGAATGGGGTAAACAATCGTTCACTAAAGCGGGCGTAATTCCAGCTACAAAGGTAGATACGTCTTCACTTGATTTACCACAAATGAATATTGACGTTTTAAATGATTTAAACAAAGCAAAAAATATTACACTATTTGCTGATGTACAAATGCCTGCTTCAGCAGCAGACACACATTATAATTTATTGCAGTCATTAGTTAGTGGAGATATAACACCTGCTGACTTTACGAAGCAAACAGAACAATCGCTCAAGTCTGCTAAATAA
- a CDS encoding response regulator — translation MTIQLLIIEDEAIVRKSLKNMIEKNRQAITVYTAADVYEANEYFQLAPIHVLILDIQLPEIDGLTFLKKLRQKQPDLIVIILSAHADFSYAQQAIDLHVEKYLIKPVSREALLEVIDQSIKHVKIIPSADHASIQQALNYIHTHFNEPLTLQELSEIVHLNTSYFSSLFKQSVGVNFLQYLTNYRIKEAKKLLLEHNYSIEEISIRVGYKTSKYFIQIFKEYEKITPNQYRKQRHSKDNGVYPK, via the coding sequence ATGACAATTCAGTTATTAATTATTGAAGATGAAGCGATTGTTCGAAAAAGTCTAAAAAATATGATTGAAAAAAATAGACAAGCCATCACTGTTTATACAGCAGCCGATGTTTATGAAGCTAATGAGTATTTCCAGCTTGCACCTATACACGTATTAATTCTTGATATTCAGCTTCCTGAAATTGACGGCCTCACATTCTTAAAAAAGCTACGACAAAAACAACCGGATTTAATTGTGATTATTTTATCGGCACATGCTGACTTTTCTTATGCGCAGCAAGCAATCGATTTGCATGTCGAAAAGTATTTGATAAAGCCTGTTTCAAGGGAAGCATTATTAGAAGTGATTGATCAAAGTATAAAGCACGTGAAGATTATACCAAGCGCGGATCACGCCAGTATTCAACAAGCGTTAAATTATATTCATACACATTTTAATGAACCCCTAACGTTACAAGAATTATCTGAGATTGTACACCTTAATACGAGTTATTTTAGCTCTCTTTTTAAGCAATCTGTTGGTGTGAATTTTTTGCAATACCTCACGAATTACCGTATTAAAGAAGCAAAGAAATTATTATTAGAGCACAATTACTCAATTGAAGAAATTTCAATTCGAGTAGGCTACAAAACTTCTAAGTATTTCATCCAAATTTTTAAAGAGTATGAGAAGATTACACCAAATCAATACCGAAAACAAAGACATTCCAAAGATAATGGGGTTTATCCTAAATAA
- a CDS encoding sensor histidine kinase: protein MRAFIKKYNTLHNQMFLLFSVVSLVIISAVTLIGYNKFSSVYDEIVQAQLEQTSVELNSAIDAKYSQVSMIASQVSTDEDIQNLMYQLLSHPDMASLQAQTFKRTLNRYYPYVESISDYRFYALDGTGLFPASQDLTVIIDDQSIQKALDAKGQLIWVGQDSKSHRYSYAIKVIRLMNHSYENSGFLVLKLSNEYFDTQFGDTDNFIQIFDHSKQFLTGKNSSNVLLTDEGKISIDDEPFYVVKSVSPRTEWTIYVAQSMESYNLKIQKIQLFLVGIALIGVVLGFLLSWIIASYITSPLKQLIEAMRKGPKRQLLHIEETNSSLEMHTLHHTYNQFITDIERLIEEVYEKQLLQQQAELKALQSQINPHFLYNTLNTFYWKLIDDGKDELADYVLSMSALFKYSVSASTTVTDVVTLEQELEQVEHYLNLMKMRLDDRLTWRIQCEPELKSVQIPKLILQPFIENAIIHGIEPQRTKGIIDIKICSKGPHLLSIIIQDNGKGMPATTLENLNKVTDIPTGMNHIGIHNIRLRLAIHYSENVADSLYFKSDETEGTKVSLILPKEEKYS from the coding sequence ATGAGAGCATTTATAAAAAAGTATAATACGTTACATAATCAAATGTTTTTACTATTTTCAGTCGTGTCCCTCGTCATTATTAGTGCGGTTACTTTAATCGGATATAATAAATTTTCTTCTGTTTATGATGAAATTGTACAAGCGCAGTTAGAACAAACGAGCGTCGAATTAAACAGCGCAATTGATGCAAAGTATTCACAGGTAAGTATGATTGCGTCACAAGTTTCAACCGATGAGGATATTCAAAATTTAATGTATCAATTGTTAAGTCACCCTGATATGGCAAGCCTACAAGCGCAGACTTTTAAGCGAACGTTAAATCGTTACTATCCTTATGTTGAGAGTATTTCAGATTACCGTTTTTATGCATTAGACGGAACGGGATTGTTTCCGGCCTCCCAAGATTTAACGGTGATTATCGATGATCAATCGATTCAAAAGGCTTTAGATGCAAAAGGACAACTTATATGGGTAGGGCAGGATTCGAAAAGTCATAGGTATTCTTATGCGATTAAAGTCATAAGATTAATGAACCACTCCTATGAAAATAGTGGGTTTCTAGTATTGAAACTTTCAAATGAATATTTCGATACGCAGTTTGGTGATACCGATAACTTTATTCAAATCTTTGACCATTCAAAACAGTTTCTTACAGGGAAAAATTCGTCTAACGTATTGCTTACGGATGAAGGGAAAATCTCCATCGACGACGAGCCATTTTATGTCGTTAAAAGTGTGTCACCACGAACTGAGTGGACAATCTATGTTGCACAATCAATGGAAAGTTATAATTTAAAAATACAAAAGATTCAGTTATTTTTAGTTGGTATTGCGCTAATTGGTGTCGTGCTGGGCTTTTTATTGTCTTGGATTATTGCATCCTATATCACATCGCCATTAAAACAGCTTATCGAGGCGATGCGTAAGGGACCAAAAAGGCAGCTGCTACATATTGAAGAAACGAACAGCTCTCTTGAAATGCATACCTTACATCATACCTACAATCAATTTATTACTGATATCGAAAGGCTTATTGAAGAGGTATATGAAAAGCAACTACTTCAACAGCAAGCAGAATTGAAAGCATTACAATCTCAAATCAATCCGCATTTCTTATACAATACATTAAATACATTTTATTGGAAATTGATCGATGATGGCAAGGACGAGCTTGCGGATTATGTGTTATCCATGTCTGCCCTGTTTAAATATAGTGTTAGCGCTTCAACAACGGTCACAGATGTTGTTACTCTTGAACAGGAATTGGAGCAAGTTGAGCATTATTTAAATTTGATGAAGATGCGTTTAGATGACCGTTTAACATGGCGTATTCAATGTGAACCGGAACTTAAATCCGTTCAGATTCCCAAACTAATATTGCAGCCATTTATTGAGAATGCGATTATTCATGGGATTGAGCCACAACGCACAAAAGGGATTATAGATATAAAAATTTGTTCAAAAGGGCCGCACTTATTATCGATTATCATTCAAGATAATGGGAAAGGGATGCCTGCAACTACGCTAGAAAATTTAAATAAAGTGACAGATATTCCAACGGGCATGAATCATATCGGCATTCATAATATTCGGTTGCGACTCGCTATTCATTATTCAGAAAATGTTGCAGATTCACTGTACTTCAAAAGCGATGAAACTGAAGGTACTAAAGTGTCACTTATTTTACCTAAGGAGGAAAAATACTCATGA
- a CDS encoding CdaR family transcriptional regulator: MNYKLLFETFPQLTDYRTDTANKFIFQSEYGLLEVPKSQLTEQERTVLSIFLKPLPEYFDMQHLWMRFFTDESIQPPEDIHHFQLLKVVFLEPFHKINDLQHVLESIAGCFCYILPFDELTYGVLLVNGEEFINFTPFIALIEDDFKTSFTIMTTPLEQKDRLRESYQLLQSIPNEICHSDRKVVFELDEMILTKMLTATLDREREQFVSIILKESVAERTLLETVECYIQHICNFSQTAKALYIHRNTLQKRLERFEELSGRNLKSSDDLLKISIALKLYKMHTHSYERVAETPLGT, encoded by the coding sequence ATGAATTATAAATTGTTATTTGAAACATTTCCGCAATTAACCGATTATCGAACAGATACCGCCAATAAGTTTATCTTTCAAAGTGAGTATGGTTTATTAGAAGTGCCCAAAAGTCAATTAACCGAGCAAGAACGTACAGTGCTGTCGATCTTCTTGAAACCCCTACCTGAATATTTTGATATGCAACATCTTTGGATGCGTTTTTTTACAGATGAATCCATACAACCGCCCGAAGATATTCATCATTTTCAATTATTAAAAGTGGTCTTTTTAGAACCTTTTCATAAAATTAATGACTTGCAACATGTTTTGGAGTCTATTGCAGGTTGCTTTTGCTATATATTACCATTTGATGAACTAACATATGGTGTTTTACTAGTAAATGGTGAAGAATTTATAAATTTTACGCCGTTTATTGCGTTGATTGAAGATGATTTTAAAACATCTTTCACCATAATGACAACCCCTCTTGAACAAAAAGATAGATTGCGAGAAAGCTATCAATTGCTGCAAAGCATTCCAAATGAAATATGCCATTCCGATCGAAAAGTGGTTTTTGAACTCGACGAAATGATTTTAACGAAAATGCTAACAGCTACCCTTGACCGTGAAAGAGAACAATTCGTTTCCATCATCCTAAAAGAATCGGTTGCTGAAAGAACTCTATTAGAAACGGTTGAATGTTATATACAACATATTTGTAATTTTAGTCAAACAGCGAAAGCACTCTATATTCATCGAAATACGCTTCAAAAGCGACTGGAACGTTTTGAAGAATTAAGTGGCAGAAATTTAAAAAGTAGTGATGACCTTCTAAAAATAAGCATTGCTTTAAAATTGTACAAAATGCACACTCACTCATATGAAAGAGTGGCAGAAACTCCTCTAGGCACATAA
- a CDS encoding ABC transporter ATP-binding protein, with protein MAEIRLEHIYKIYDKENEAVKDFNLHINDKEFIVFVGPSGCGKSTTLRMIAGLEEISKGELYIDDQLMNNVEPKNRDIAMVFQSYALYPHMTVFENMAFGLKLAKVPKQEIERRVNEAAVILGLEPYLKRKPKALSGGQRQRVALGRAIVRKAKVFLMDEPLSNLDAKLRVQMRAEIQKLHRNINTTTIYVTHDQTEAMTMATRIVVMKDGVIQQIGTPEEVYTNPNNVFVGSFIGSPAMNFFNARISGQHFVIGDHKVAIPQAYLHVLKNGTETIVGIRPEHIIVGQTSENTFPSAIEVKESLGAESYIHSTVNGQSFITKVSGDTSFTVGKEYNFSFQPDKLHFFDSVSEQAIPSESVKLVQTI; from the coding sequence ATGGCAGAAATTCGTTTAGAACATATTTATAAAATTTACGATAAAGAAAATGAAGCTGTGAAAGATTTCAATTTGCATATTAATGACAAAGAATTTATTGTTTTTGTAGGACCTTCTGGTTGTGGGAAATCTACAACATTACGTATGATTGCAGGGCTTGAAGAGATTTCAAAAGGTGAACTCTATATTGACGATCAACTTATGAATAATGTAGAACCTAAAAATAGAGATATAGCGATGGTTTTCCAAAGTTATGCGCTTTATCCACATATGACGGTTTTTGAAAATATGGCCTTTGGATTAAAGCTTGCCAAAGTACCCAAACAAGAAATTGAGCGTCGTGTAAATGAGGCTGCTGTAATATTAGGCCTTGAGCCGTATTTAAAGAGAAAACCAAAAGCCTTATCTGGCGGACAACGGCAACGTGTAGCACTAGGTCGCGCTATTGTACGTAAAGCAAAAGTATTTTTAATGGATGAGCCATTATCCAATCTCGATGCAAAATTACGTGTACAAATGCGTGCAGAAATCCAAAAATTACATCGAAATATAAACACGACAACCATTTATGTAACGCATGACCAAACAGAAGCTATGACAATGGCCACTCGTATCGTTGTTATGAAAGACGGGGTTATTCAACAAATTGGGACACCTGAAGAAGTATATACAAACCCTAATAATGTTTTTGTAGGGAGCTTTATTGGCTCACCCGCAATGAACTTCTTCAATGCTAGAATTTCTGGTCAGCATTTTGTAATCGGCGACCATAAAGTTGCGATTCCGCAAGCGTACCTACACGTATTAAAAAATGGGACGGAAACAATTGTTGGGATTCGCCCTGAACATATTATAGTTGGACAAACTAGCGAAAATACCTTCCCTTCTGCAATTGAAGTTAAGGAATCACTAGGTGCAGAATCTTATATTCATAGTACAGTAAATGGACAAAGCTTTATTACGAAGGTTTCAGGAGATACATCTTTCACGGTAGGTAAAGAATATAACTTTTCTTTCCAACCGGACAAATTACATTTCTTCGATAGTGTTTCAGAACAAGCCATTCCTAGTGAATCCGTGAAATTAGTTCAAACAATTTAA